GATTCGAAGCGAAGTGACTTCGCAACGCTAAAACTGGCGATGCGAATTATGCGAATGcgataaaaaattaaagtcGCAAGTTCTTGGGATACAAAAGTCGAATCGGAGTTTTGTGTATGACTGTTCAAGCGGTGCTGTCGCCGTCTGTCGATCCTGGAATTTTAACTAGTCACATTGAGTTTCTGGTGGTAGAAACTAAGTCGTAAATGGGTTGAATCAGCACGTACACTAAAATCATCATTACGAAAACTATTAGCGCAGTCGAGAGGTTTCCCATTATAGTAGCGGCATAATCCATATTGAATCCTATTGCCATAGAAATAAGTCCCATACTGATTGCGAATAGACCGACACCCATGTGTAGGATTTTGACGGGACCACTCTTGACCATCAAACGCACTTTTGATGAAAATAGCGCGATGATGCCCGTGATAAAACTGAGCAGAGTGAAGGCTAAAGCAATGAcacctgaaattaaaataaaataaattgttattcacAAGAACCAGGCAAAATACGTAGATAATTACAGAGTTGCTTAATTGGTCATAGAACATACTTAGATTCTAATGAGTCGGTGTTTTACGATACTCATAGCCGAATGCCTCAACGACATGTTTTTTTGAGTATGCTCATTTATTTCGATCTCTACATTACACGTATTGAAGCTTAAGTGTAAAACAGTGTGTAGAATAATGTTTAAGTCTTAGGATAATGGAAGTTATTAGTTAAGCAATTCACTTTATTGTCTCTAAGTAACACAAGAATCCGATGAAGGAGCTTTTGAAAGTTTCAAAAGTGATTCATTCTGATTTGATTATAATACAGTAGGGTCAAGTAGGGATCAGTGGCTCAGTCGGGTACTATGACTCATGCGTAGATTTCCTAGAAAGAACAACAATATCTATCCATCTCTTTCACGAATCGTAAGCGTTCCACACCCGAACACGTACAAACCAATCATCCGCCATCTCTGGCGCCGCATGAAAGTGGTGCAGATAGTTTTGTGTTTCGGTGCATCAAAAATTACTTTGCAAGGTAAATGATATgagattttattagttaaagtcctaagatttattgtttgttacattttttattgaaagtgcCATTAATGCACTAGGCAGTAGCATAGATTAGCTTACAATTCCATAAACAATGTGAGATTGGTGCGtcatttaatgaaaaatggCGACGGCGTGTTCACTGACTCAAATTTAAGAAGTCTACAGTGGCTCATGAGTCactgtgtacactgtacagtaagtacaattaaatagacatatacattacattttatttgatactatcACTTTTATTTGATGTATGACTTTAATTAAGAcatataactgaaaataaatcatagttttGATGGAATCTTTAAATGAGTCACTGTGTACTGTTTGGGTCactgttgaatatttatatcatgCGCCACTATGTACTGTTAGAGTCACTGTGTACTACAGGGTTGAGTCAATGAAGACCAGTACCAGTACACAGTGGCTCATTTCccactttttaaaaaacatactgTTACAACTTTAATTATGTCTTTATCGGAAAAGTGATAATGCAGAAAGATAGTTTAATAACCCAAGTATAACGGGTGTGAAATTCAGCTcgctactttaattttataatgatcaTTTCAGCATCCGAAAAAATCCGAGTCAGTGTTGCCTACCTGACCCTACTCTCAGGCGgtgatattttctttatagCTTAGGATCAACTTTATCGTTTGTTGCAAAGATGGATGCCGCTATCTGTCCTCCAGATGATTATTTATCTGAATACACTTTTACGAAAACTGAGGACTTTCCGATAAGGTAAGCAGAAATTGTTAGTTGCAAATTGTGCAACATTACCTATCtatgtagtattttattttacccagGAAGGATAGTAATATTCTTATTAACGGTAAGATCGTCCTTTAGAGACTagtaacccattaatatcccgcTGGAAagattgagtccaccacgccagccaaatgcgggttggggactaaggggacttaaatattttttatcgatagGTAAATGGCCAAGTTAAACTGTGGTGACTGACATATTTTGATGAACTACAACGGGAGATTACACGCATTGTTTATACCCTGAGTCACCTTTTACCAGTTGATACCGTTCCGTCGTATCAACCACGAAGTACGATCTTCTATCAAGaagatattttatcaatacataGCGATAATACATCAAAAGATAAGGGTTTActatttacctacatttttaaacattgatCTCAGTGTTACTCTTCTAAGCTATGTTTTAGAcaatattgtaaacaatttatttgtattgtcaAGCAAGTAAAATCATCAGTTATAACTCAGTatgacatatttttaacatgttACTGCGACCGACTCAGGCAAATGGTTAATTAATAGGTACTTGCCAATGTTGCAGATTCttttaaatacatgtttaaaaatataaatacttaatcaCCCAATAATTTCGTATTCTAAAATGTGGTACCTATCTAGTACAGGTAGAGAATAAATACGTTTAGCTTAAAACGgtgttattttttagtttggTTTTTTCCAATTTACGATAGCTCGCATTTGATATCTAATGAGTCGTGAAGTGGATGTGTCACAAATGTTATTGCTCAATTTTATAgctttaatataacaaagtacCTATATACCAAGGAAAAGCCAAAGTATTGGTAAACGATTGTTATAAAGTAACTGTTAGTTGCTTACCGCATATGCCATGAGCCGTGGAAATCTGCATATTGACTTTGGCCAGTCCAAGGAAAGTGCCTGCGATGACGAACAGAGAGCCGATGAGTTGTAGACACCCATGCACGATGCGTTTGGCATCTTTGGACAGTTGGAACGACCATGAGTTGTGTCTGTGTAGCGTCAGGATTGCCTCCACCAGGAACAGTTGGTACTGAAATTAAGAGTACATCTGATCAGATGGTTAAAGTGCACGAGTGGAGATGCTTAAGGGCTTGTAAGTTAGccactattaattaattaaaattatattaattacactaAAATGGCTTTATGAGTTCATGTAGCCAATTGTATACATATGTACTCTTAGGAATACTActactaagtaggtactataattTTACAGAGTtacaaagtacctacctactaagtGATATTTGTTGATCGGAAAAAACTGCCCTTTAGATCTAGTGGGTAGCCTTATCTGTTTCTCAATTCGCATAAATCGAACGAATCTGAGTTACATTTTTGTTACTCCCACTAACTTAAACCAAAATAGTTAAGTTCTAAATTGTTGCATGACTACTTAATAAAATGCTTGAGTAATTTAACATTTCCTCAGtcgtaaatgatttatttgacgCGATTAAGATAACtacataagtattataattttctattaggATATAAAAACTATGAACAGTAACGATGTTCAAAACAAGGTGTTtcatcatatattatattcgtaATTGGAGAAAAATGGTCTCGAAAACGTTTAAACATAGTGCCCTGCGGCAAGTTGCGCCACTTCATACGTCATGAACTACTGACTTAATAATACACTGGACCCAGCACGCGACTATGACGATCGACTGAAGTAAACCACCAATTTATGTTATACGTAAGACGGCTACGCCTTCCACTCAAGACCTATTAAAGTTACGCATTGCATGTTTTTGTAAGTATCTAatgaataaagattttaatgGGGTAAGCTAAAAAGCTGTTAAAGTTTAAATTGGTATTTGAAAATTTGTGTCAAAAAGTTTACAATACTTACACCGGTTCCAGCAAAAATAATATGCAGCTCCAAGTTGGTGATTGCTCCGCTGGGTACTGAGGTCAAAGCGAAGTGCCAAACACAGAACACTACTATGGCGACTTGCATGTGGTGCAGGAGGTTGATCAGCTGGCAGATGGAGCGCCACGCGGACTCCCAGGAAGAGTCGTACATATTCCCGCTCTCCTCGTCGTACGCTGTCGGAGCCCTCGTCAGCTCGGCCGTGCCCGGGTACGGCACGTGCTCCCGAACCTCGAACATTTCCACCTTCTCCATAGACTGCTGACTCGTGCTCGGTCTATCCATTTTCAGGCACCACACACTACGGACCTACTAGTTTCCCAACTTCGGTAATCCCACACAGACACGCGGTCACATGGAGTCCCGTCGACTTTAGAACTAAATCGCCAGTATGTCAAAGATAGCGATACTCTTGTTAAGATAACAAGAGAAAATTCAATTGATAGTTCACCTATCGTGAGTGAATTGACAGTTTTAAGATTATGATCTTGCGTAACATAGTGATAATGCGGGATGATATTATAGTTATTCGCTAGATTAGACGTTCTATTATCTCGGTCATTCTTTTAGGAATGTCGAAATTTCGTAGACTTCTGAAGGAGTGGTCACGCCGCAGGTAAAGTCTTGGTTTTCGTGACCTACTTTTTGTGTAGAGCTGCCTAATTCATATAAATCACAACATTTCGCATTGAATTCTCAGAATACCCAACTGTTCGGAGTTGCTGAAACCTTGGTGGAGTGTGCTCACCTTGgagtttatattttatgcacAAATACTGTTCGAGATTAGCCGGTCTATTTGGttgatgatataatatttattcacgaATGTGTTGTTAGTATTTTGATAAACAGTTTACATAGAGTTTGTATTGTACCTGTAAAATCTGCCACTGTTTTGAGTCGTCATAAGTCTGTTTCTCCTCGGTTTTGTAGCGCAGatgttttttgatttcttatatttttttgaaaacggtgttaattttaatgtaataacaAGTATATCCTTGTACCCTAAAGACATGTAGACTGAATCACTCATCCGAAATGTTGAATTCACGCCGTAAACTATCCCTGCGagatttgcataaaaaatacatatcctCTATTGTCAGTGAAATTCAAAACACAATGTTATGctcactttaaatattaatgtgcTGCATACATTGTTGCATTATAATGTAGAGCTCGGAAACATAGTACCTTCGTACCTATTTTCGGGATCACAGTACCTGTATCAGTACTCAATAGTCATTAACTTTCTTAATTTTTTGAGAGAAGTTACAAAGTCTGTTTATCTAGGAGTCTAAACAAAAGAACTAGGTATGTACTaaacagaaataattttaaagaagcCCACATCGCACTGACACCTATCGTTCAAAATGTAAGGAGTGCTTTGTACTAGTACTGCTACTTGACACTAGATGGCATtacataaaaagtttattttagagGTAACAGATGGCGCTACCAGTCTCGTTACAATTTGAAATCTATTCGGTATTTTACATTCTGACCAAGAACATATTAATTatgtagttaatatttttataatatatattaaccTGAAATAGCGGAGCTTGTCTTTTATGGGGACCAAAAAAGGTAACAAAAGCAATCTGTGTTTTATAACCTTTATTTATCGAAATCAACTCTAATATTGTTATCTTACAGTAAAAATAAGTTGCAAGATGCCTCTCCTCCtgtaattgaatttttattaacaGCGCCAACGATGCGACTATCTGACTTCGGCTTCCAACCTCACAACTTAATTAGTTGAAGCGACACCGGGCGTTCAATTTTCAAGCTCCGACTGAAGCTGGTTAACTGGCACAGTCGAGCTCGGTAATATGCAAGCTTACGAAGTCAGTACCTTTGCACTGATGAACTTAATAGAGTTCGTTTACAAAATTGAATTGACGCAGGTGCAGCAATGTTACTCCTACTATGTATCTAGTTAGAATGTATGTAGCACTTTTGTTCGAAGAATAGTGTTTTGAAAGTAGCTTTTTGTCTAGACTGAGTAAATCGGACCAATATAACTAAGTAATTGGAATTTTAGTTAATAGTAAAGAAATCTGTAAATTAAATCACTCATTAAAGACCACACAGCTCATTTATACAAAACTCTTCACAAGATAATCTatacaatctaaattaacacAGACTCAAATTCCAAAGAGGTCACAACGCCTAATAAATATCACAGAAAACAAAACGAATGacattaaaaagagaaaaagaaaacacaatCCTAGAAAGAAATAACTGTTTCAAAGGCACCGAGAGTTATTAGGGAGGAAGGACCGCCTATCAATTAATTAAGGACTAATGAATTCCTACCTGAGGGGTTATTGTCGAGGCGTAACCCATTTGTCAACGCAACACGTGATAACGAGGGGTCAACTGGACCCTTTACACAACGCCGCTCAGTGCACTGACCTGGGAATAAcatgtcatattttaatattttattgaaagagAAAAacaatatgtacctacctacttctgCTTCCATTATTTATGGCGTTATTATTACAAGAACCAGGAAAATCtccaatcaaaaataaaattaaatatagaccTGTATTGAAGAAAAAAAGGACATTTATTACCCCTGGGCCCTGCATAAAACTTACGGCATTTTGTTAAATCTTTCGACACTCGGCACTTTCGAGTAGAGAGCGTTTGACATCTAAGACaacgtgaaaaaaaaagttcttgCAGAAGACGCTAGGAGCGCgcatatatttttcatacccaCATTTGCCGAAAGCACACAGTTGTAGGAAATCGCCACTACGCTTTCTTTTATTCTCAGAGAGTCCTTATCCTCGTAATTCTAGACTTCGCCTCGTATTTACGTATTTGGTCAAGTTTTATAACAAACCTAATTAGGGTACTcaagaaaagtaataaaacaaaggcCGTTACTCCAAAAAAGTTTATTGTGACTGTAATTTGCCGTTCCATCTTTATTGTCAATTTTAGTACGCAGAATCTCTTAGTGCGTCGAATGCGTCTTGTACTGTAAACATTTTAGATAATTAGTATTAATATCTCTGATGGCAAACATGCTGGGAAAGCGTGTACAAGGAAGTTCTAGTGTGAAagtactagtattttttataagtacagAAAGAAGTAAACTATCGTAGCAATAAAAGTATAGACAAGTAGGTACATCTTTGTGACACCAGCGGATACGTTTAAAAAGAAACCAAGCAGAGACGACGCTACCAACTAGAACTTAGTCTTGCAATAGGATTTCCttgactataaaaatatatagcttTCTAAACTATGGCTTTACCTCATAAATATCTTAGATAAAACGCTACTTCATGTCGTTTTCTAAAGACTGTACTTGTTTTCACATCCTTTTTTCGAAAAGCTCCCATACAAAAGGGTCGCAGTTGAAGTTAGTTCAAATAATTACGTCATTATAGATATCGCGAGCAAGGTTGTGGAGTCTGGACGGCACGGGACGCATGAAGTGAACGCGGTCATTACCTCAACATGTGGGAGTCCGCCGATACACTCCCACTTGCAACGGTTATAACGATACAGGATCGATTATACAGCTATATCGATTATGTTCAGGACTGGATCTTATTTGCGATTAGCAGATTATTATTGGTAGTCGATTAAGTTGTAATCTTTAgcataatattagaaaattattcACCGGAGCCACGCTTCCGCAGTACAtccaagaaaaaataaactacgtATGATTTTCCGAtgaaaaaacaaagttatatcGTGATTTAATAATTCTTTATGACGCTTGTTGCAGTTGTAAGATTGGTACGTCCAAAAACAGATATCGGAAGTCTATATCATTAACATAACTGACGTAATTATGTAACTCATATAAGTTTTATATCGTACACTATAAAACCACATTACACGGTACAAGTTTACGATAGCGAATAACTCTGACACCTTCGTTTCCTCAAATATTTCGTTCGTTCATAAATCTCTGTATATTTTGTACGGTAACCGCGTGTATTGCACGCCTCACGTCATTCCCatgattgttaattattataaatcgaTGGAGGCTGCGCGGCGAGCCCGTCGAGTGCATTCGATTATTATCATTAGATTTATCGCTGGTAACAGGCCGACGACGCTTGTGAAGGAAGATCCAACGAGACGTTACTTCATGGACCGATCATCGACTCATTGTCGgtaaattttaacttaaaccACCTGGAAGAATCGTGACAATACGCCACacaaaatactgtaaaatagtAGACCTTATTGACTCTACTACTTTCCTCGAGTACGTTTAAATTACATTCGAAATCATTGAGCTAAACGTTTCGTCATAGATAACAATGAATTATGGAATGCACATGAATTATTGAAAGTAACCAAAGTGGATCGAAAGTGCATCATATCGAACATCCATTTACACAGcgtatagatttttaatttattgtcacTTTGTCGCCGTACATCTTTCGAATTTATGACTGATTTGGTAATAGCTGGCTctaaattgaattaataaaagtattttatagttttgtaattCGATGTCGTATCTTTAACACTTAAAAGTACAGAATTATCTTCACGGATATAAGCGTGACAGGGCTGGAAGTGCTATTAAAGAAAATAGACGGCCCATCAGACATTTCCTGCAATCGGACGACAGGTACATTGAAATCAAATCATAATCATAAAGCAGTAACGCAGATATGAGCGGCGGCCGTGCCATTAATATAGCGTTTGCGAGCGGTAGTTAATATCTTAATAAGAAAGCAATAGAGATTATAGAATCATGGTTGTACGGGGGTGGGCTGTAATACCAAAGTATAGTGTAATAGCTCCCGCAATGTGTGGTCCCGTCGTTGCACCTCGGATGTATCGATAAATCCCACTGTGACTACGCCCGCAGTTAGTGcagaataatacataaataacagcCTTACAAAGTGACTTTTATAACTGATGTTCAGGTAATTAAATACTGCGACGGATGCTGCCTTTGTACCGGCTATCTTCGATAATTATAGAATCGGTAAGGCACCGGCTGGCTGAGCTGCAGTTGACTTATTAATGAATTGATGATCGTATTACTCAAGCTGTATATTTGTGCAGCATAAATTCAATTGCATTTATGGTTATAATCTGTAAGGTAATCTAATTTACATGGCATTAAATGCTGTTTACGAGTTTGCAGTGGTTCTAAGTAATAACAAGTCGTcagaacatttatttaataaacggTTTAGCTATAATTGCTAGAAGAATGGTAATTATCATATATTTATGGCTTCTCATATTTCAGCTATTAATCATTGTGTTCACTTTTCGTACTAACTATTATTCAACAAgtcaacaataattttattcgatCTCACATTTTTGAAAGTGATACccttaaattatgtatattcgtcatagttttaatttatcGATGTCATATACTTACTAAACAGGAAAAcagaaatatctaaaatatataaataaaacacccAGAAGTCCAAATACATTTCCTAACATAAAATAGGGCACAGAGGCTAGATTTTAGCATCTCGTAActtgatagaaaaaaaaagatttgtgACATATAGTTTACAGTTAGTTttcgttttaaacatttttgttttttatcgaTAGTCAAGTGGCCAGCAATAATACCTAATAGTAAAATGTCGATAATACACAGTGCGTTGCAAGAGGATACTAAGTAATTGTTTTTCGTGACACACATATTATGCAACCGCTTGTAATTATTGGTCTGCACGCTCATCCCTAGTAAAACGTTTTGTTCAATTGCTTTGTTGGTTAAAGTGACTCCATATTGCTACTTCACAGGAACATTCACTAGAAAAATAAGCTTAAGCTTGGTAGAGTTtgataattatacatttatatggaattaggtttgtatgaaaatgtgaaacggtttttttttgtattaagctAACATACATAAAAGATTGTGCAGCAAAATAGCAGAACTTTAATCAACAGTGGTAGCTAATAATAGCTGTCTTTAACAAAATTCTATTTCACTCATCATGGCAGCAAAAGTCGTGTGTAACGTTTGGAAGATTTTTAGCAATAATTGTTTGCGTTTGTGCGaacatttaactttttatttatctgaACGGGCCTTTATACcttacaaaaagataaaaaatacagtgtTGTGTAAACTCGGCGTAATGGTAACAGGTAAAATAAACTATGTAACTAAGTATGATCATTTAATTATCGTCTCATTTATAGCAATTCACTTCTCTGTAATTACatgaaaacacattttaataaaaatgataattatgtacatactgtgCACACataaatgacatattttttgtattttttgacaATAGTTTGAATGCAAGTTTGTTATTTAACATGAGATGTATATATAAAAACAGCTGAATCAATTCGAAGAAAATGTGCGCTATTTCACAGTACATTATTATAGAAAGCACTGTTGCTTAGTCGcagtattcaaaataaatgagTGTGTAGGTATTATCTTTTTTGTAGTAGTGCATATTGCAGGCACAAAATATTTCTGTGCTTCTTCGACTATCcactgtcaaataaaaaaaaaaatctcctgataCTGGGTCCGTATACCATAAGGTGGTCGTGGGATTGTCCCTATTCACTGTCAGCTCTACCTATTTTCTTTACAATCCGTTGTAACACTTTACACAATCCATCCACACGCGCCGTAATACATAAAAACTGCAAACCTATATCCATACCTACATTATATACATTTTCGCACTGTACCATGCAATTTCCTGGTATTATATAGACAGTTTTAATAGTGTAAATGGGAGACGAGTCCACATGAAGCCATGGCGTGGCGAATGAATAAACGCCGCGGTACAAACCCGCGGGAACATCAAGCGATTTTTGACGAGAAACCCTCCCTCTacttaaattactataataaatcaCGTAAGATTGCTTAGAAATAACTTCGCTATTACAACgttattgataattttgttttgtttgtgtacaAGCTGTTGAAGTTCTAAGCGTATTATTAACTTGTATGTTTTTAGATTGTAGAGAATTAAAAGTAAGTATGAGACAGTTGGCGTTGTCGTAATTGTAATTAGAAGACATTGGGCGTTTCAATAAATGTGAATGCCTAATTAAggagtaatttaattaattcgaaaattttgaaattgcattgcaaaaaaatgttgtttgcaAAAATGTGtacatttagttaaaattaagcTTGAATAGAGTAAAAAAACATACcaattacaatacaattataaattagaaCTCTGTCTCTGTTAGCTTAAAACACCGTTTTTATCAATCAGTGATTTTCACGTTCGGTAGCTACTGGGTCATACTCTGAAATATTTCGCAAAATTGCTGAATATAGAGCAAATTATGTTACACAATTCCAAATTCCAGTTTCTATCTATACTTAAAGAATTAACCGCTCGAATTACCCATAATTAGTCAGCATTATTAAACAATTTCCCGACATCAATTTTCCACCTTATAAATCATGTACAAAACACACGCTTGAAGTATTTATTGCATATTACGAGGCATGTCCTACGTTTTATATTTCCGCACCACACCACGCCGGTTACAAGTCATAATTATTAGAACTTTTACTCGCATTTTTACTTTCCTCTCGAGTTATGGGCGAGATCTTGAGCCCTTTTTCAAACAGTCGAAAGCCGGTGCCCGCGTCAGAAGGGACTCGTGCGCACGCTGCGTCAAAGAAAATCCTGcaattaagaaaattatacaaatattactgttttatacaacattttcttttaagaaacttcagttatttgttatttgtgtGTGAATAGTGTTAAAAATAGCTTATTGGTGAATTTAGGTgagtaaaattttcaattttccgCACTACTTTTCAGCGATTTCTGCAGCTGAGAATGATTTGAAGTACGGTACTGTTTGCAAATGTGAAAATAACAACCCTTAACGCATTGTGAGGTCCCAAATGACTGTACTATTTAGTTATCTGTCTTTATATAGTTTTGCGATAGCTTTCAGagccatttattttataactttttttggTGAAAATTATCAATGTTTAGTAATGGAAATTCGTGTTAATCATCATTTTTTTCGTTCACTTTTCAAAGATTATCAACCATTTGACCGTAATTTCAAAATACGTCATGTCCAAAATGACATCAGGTATTTACTCACACTTATAATAAAGTCCGGCGCTTGCTATAAAGATGTCAATAATAATCGCGTGTATTATTGAAGTTTCCTACATTCCTGTCTCAATTGGTTACCGTTAGAACATAATTAACTTGATTGTCTCGCGGCCGGACAAAAGGGTTCATATGTCAGCACCTTTTCTCATCGGAAGCGTGAATTTGCACAAGTGTCGGTTAGTTTATAAAGTTGTATGTATTGAGTACAACGGGTTAGCGTAGCAGCAGGCGGTATGGTTTATCTTGGTATTTTAAAAGCTGTGTTTGAATACGGATCCTGGTCTGGGAATATGTTGTTCTATCATAGGTTGGACTAGGATAGTGGGACATCATAGATGATTGTAGTTGTTTTTTGTAACTTTCTAAtaatcgtatttttttcaatgggTTTATGAGGGATTAAagaataaaacgttttaatgaTCAAGACTTCTGAAAAGATTTTCGGGATCACAGATATAGGAAAGCATAAAAGGAATATATCGCGCCAAATTTATCTGACGATAGGTTAAAATTGGGTGCTGAAAATGTATAAGACATTATGGATACTAAATAAATACCACAAAGCATCCGcctcatatttattacatatgaTTCTGGTACATGCATCATGGCATGTTGCGACTTTGCGACTAGTGAGTACATCCGCGAGTGTTGCGGAGCGACCGGACGGACGGCGTGCGTCGGTCG
The sequence above is drawn from the Anticarsia gemmatalis isolate Benzon Research Colony breed Stoneville strain chromosome 17, ilAntGemm2 primary, whole genome shotgun sequence genome and encodes:
- the LOC142979838 gene encoding uncharacterized protein LOC142979838, translated to MDRPSTSQQSMEKVEMFEVREHVPYPGTAELTRAPTAYDEESGNMYDSSWESAWRSICQLINLLHHMQVAIVVFCVWHFALTSVPSGAITNLELHIIFAGTGYQLFLVEAILTLHRHNSWSFQLSKDAKRIVHGCLQLIGSLFVIAGTFLGLAKVNMQISTAHGICGVIALAFTLLSFITGIIALFSSKVRLMVKSGPVKILHMGVGLFAISMGLISMAIGFNMDYAATIMGNLSTALIVFVMMILVYVLIQPIYDLVSTTRNSM